GGAAGACCGCCGAAGAGGACAGGGACGAGGCCCTGCGAATAAGGATAGAGGCGGAAAAGATGAAAAAAAGCTACAATGACAAGTATGGACACCTTAAAGAGCAAAGGGAAAAAGAACTCAACAAGGCTAAGGAAGAAGCTAGGAAGATAATAAAGGAAGCCAAAATTTCGGCTGAGGCGCTCATAAAGGAATTAAGGAATGCGGGAAGTTCAAGCGACAAGGAAGCAAACAGATTGATAGACGATACAAGAAAGGCAATTAAAGGTAAGCTTGAGGAGACATACGAGGGCATGGGCGATGTGGCGGTAAATACAGAGATAAAGCCTGAAGACCTAAGGCCTGGTTTGTCAGTCCTTATATTGAATATCAACCAGGAAGGCACGGTAGTGACGAAGCCTGATAGAAACGGAGACCTGACCGTACAAGCCGGCATAATGAAGATAAACGTCAACTACAAAAACCTCACGATTCTCGGAAAAGCCAAGGCAAGGATGGAATCCAGAATCCAGAATCTTACAAAATCAAAGAGCTCCTCAATAAGCCCCGAGATAGACATACGTGGTACAAATGTGGAAGAGGCCATTTATATCGTCGACAAGTATCTCGACGATGCCTCACTTGCAAGGCTTCAGAATGTGAGAATTATACACGGAAAGGGAACAGGCCTATTACGGAAGGGTCTGCATGATCATTTCAGGAAGCATCCGCATGTGAAATCCTTCAAGGTTGGGGAATTCAATGAAGGCGGGATTGGAGTGACCGTAGTTGAAATCAAATAAAAAGAGAATTGCAGTAAGTGCATGTCTTTTGGGAGTGCCTTGCAGATACGATGGAAAAGCGTTTGGTCAAAACCTTGCAATGATTTTGGATGATTATGAAGTAGTGCCCATCTGCCCGGAACAACTGGGAGGGCTTTCCACCCCAAGAACTCCATGTGAAATACAGGGAGGAGATGGGAATGATTTACGCAGGATCATTTGATGGAAAACTTAAGCCGGGAGATGGAGTTGTTGCTGCTTTGTTTAAAAAAATGGGTATAAAGATACATAATGAAGATACTTGCCTTAATATAAAGGAGATGGATATCAATGAAGAAGCATAACAAGTTTATTATTTTAATTTTGATTGTGGCACTTGTGTCTGTTCTTGCTCTTGGATGCGCGTGCGAGGAAACAATGCCAGCAGAAGAACCCGGTGAAACGGAGGAAACTGGAGAGGAAGCTCCAGTGACTCCCGAAGAAAGAAAAATTTCATATGTGCTATATCTGAAATATGCAGACAAGCCTTTTCTTTCAGCCGAAAGATTCCAAATGACGCTTAGCCCTGACGATTTAAGGACGCCGATGGAAGTGGCTCTCGACGAGCTTATGAATTATGAAGGCGACGGAACGTTTGTAAGTCCGATTCCTGAGGGAACAAAGCTTTTGTCCTTGACTGCAGGTGAAAAAACCGTAGAAGTCGATTTTTCAAAAGAATTTCTGGGAGTCAAAATGCCTAAGGAAGATGCAAAGGTTGTAGTAGCAGCCATAGTAAATACATTGTTGTTTAACCAGGAAACTGCGGAATCCGTTGAAATCAAAATTGAGGGGACATTGCTTAGGGAGTTTAGCGGCTATTCATACGAACCACCGCTGGGGTTAGTAGAGGATGGAATTTTTCCAGACAAATAGACTTGAAGACATTTGGAGTATGTGATAAATTTATTAGGTCCGAAGATATAAAGAGAAACTGAAATGCCGGCCTTTATTCGAGGCCTAAAGGGGAGTGCGGAATGATCGATTTTAAAGGGAAAATAGTGCTTGGTTTAAGCGGATTGATTGAATCCATGGAGCCGAAAGAAATAGAAGGAATAATTGAAGTGCCGGCCGATTCCAATATGGGGGACTATGCTTTCCCATGCTTTAAATTGGCCAGGGTTTTCCGCAAAGCCCCGAATTTGATTGCGCAGGACATAGCGGGCAGATTCGGAGAACAGGACTATCTTGAGTCCGTTGTTTCCGTAGGAGGATACATTAACTTTAAGATAGATAAAGAACTCTATGTTTCAGATGTAGTGGGCGAAGTGCTTAAGGAGAGGGACAAGTACGGTTCTTCGGATGAGGGCGCCGGCAAAAAGGTAATAGTGGAGTTTTCTTCCCCGAATATAGCAAAGCCCTTCCATATAGGACACATAAGAACCACGGTTATAGGGAATTCAATAAACAAAATATACAAATTTTTGGGCTATGAGACCATTTCGATTAATCATTTGGGAGACTACGGAACCCAGTTCGGAAAGCTTATTGTTGCTTTTTCGGCATGGGGTGAGCGTGAAGTGGTGGAGAAGGATCCAATTAAGGAGCTGTTAAAGCTTTACATCCGGTTCCATGAAGAAGCGGAAAAGAATCCCGAACTTGAAGACCAAGCAAGGGAATGGTTTAAGAAGCTTGAGAACAATGACCAGGAAGCATTTGGACTTTGGCAGTGGTTCCGCGAAGTTAGCCTCAAGGAATTTTCAAAGGTATATGATCTTCTTGACATTGAGTTTGATTCCTATGCAGGAGAAAGCTTTTATTCTGACAAGATGTCGGAAATTGTTGAGACAATGCGCCAAAAGAATCTTCTTAAAATGTCCCAAGGAGCTGAAATCGTCGATCTTGAAGACTACGGAATGCCGCCTGCTCTTATTACAAAGAGCGACGGATCTACGCTATACATCACTAGAGACATAGCTGCTGCCAAGTATCGCAAGGAAACATACGATTTTTTCAGGAATATATATGTGGTGGGGTCTCAGCAAATCCTTCATTTCAATCAGCTTAAAAAAATACTCGAATTGATGGGAGACGAATGGGCTGAGGATTGTATACACGTGCCTTTC
The genomic region above belongs to Peptostreptococcaceae bacterium and contains:
- a CDS encoding GerMN domain-containing protein, with the protein product MKKHNKFIILILIVALVSVLALGCACEETMPAEEPGETEETGEEAPVTPEERKISYVLYLKYADKPFLSAERFQMTLSPDDLRTPMEVALDELMNYEGDGTFVSPIPEGTKLLSLTAGEKTVEVDFSKEFLGVKMPKEDAKVVVAAIVNTLLFNQETAESVEIKIEGTLLREFSGYSYEPPLGLVEDGIFPDK
- a CDS encoding arginine--tRNA ligase, which produces MIDFKGKIVLGLSGLIESMEPKEIEGIIEVPADSNMGDYAFPCFKLARVFRKAPNLIAQDIAGRFGEQDYLESVVSVGGYINFKIDKELYVSDVVGEVLKERDKYGSSDEGAGKKVIVEFSSPNIAKPFHIGHIRTTVIGNSINKIYKFLGYETISINHLGDYGTQFGKLIVAFSAWGEREVVEKDPIKELLKLYIRFHEEAEKNPELEDQAREWFKKLENNDQEAFGLWQWFREVSLKEFSKVYDLLDIEFDSYAGESFYSDKMSEIVETMRQKNLLKMSQGAEIVDLEDYGMPPALITKSDGSTLYITRDIAAAKYRKETYDFFRNIYVVGSQQILHFNQLKKILELMGDEWAEDCIHVPFGMVALEDGTMSTRKGRVVFLEDVLKKAVERTNEIIEKKNPNLENKYEVARQIGIGAVMFQELSNSRVKDYVFSWEKTLSFEGETGPYVQYTHARCASLLRKGGPLETDSFDASILTDDVSMEIIRQLSKFKETVAEAGRKYEPAVVSRFVVDLAQLFNRFYHDHSIVVDDPKIRQARLALTMCVKQTLKNGLALLGMQAPEKM